From Pseudomonas sp. AN-1:
TCGCCCTGGCGTTCCTGGCCTTCAACATGGTCGCCGGCCTGGGGCTGCCCAACGCCCGTCTCGACCTCACCGAGCAGAAGCTCTACACCATCAGCGAGGGCACCGAACGCATCCTCGCCGGGCTGGACGAGCCGGTGAACCTGTACTTGTTCTACTCCGACAACGTCAGCCGCGACCTCGTGCCGGTGCGCAACTACGCGCGGCGCGTCACGGAGATGCTGCGCGCCTACGAGCGCGCCGCCGGCGGCAGGATCCGCCTCGAGGTGATCGACCCCGAGCCGTTCTCCGAGGACGAGGACCGCGCCGCCGAGTTCGGCCTGCACGCCGTGCCGCTGCAGCAGGGCGGCGACAAGCTGTACTTCGGCCTGGCCGGCACCAATGCGCTGGACGACGTGCAGACCATCCCGTTCTTCCCGCTCGACCAGGAGGAGTTCCTCGAGTACGAGATCAGCCGCCTGGTACAGAGCCTGGCCAAGCCGCAGCGGCCGGTGGTCGGCGTGCTCTCGGGGCTGCAGATGGACGGCGGCTTCAATCCGCTGACCGGTCAGGCCGGCACGCCCTGGATGATCATGGAACAGATCCGCCAGCAGTTCGCCCTCAAGAGCCTGCAGGCCGGCATCGACCGCATCCCCGACGAGGTGTCGGTGCTGCTGCTGGTGCATCCCAGGCAGCTGCCGCAGCCGACCCTGTATGCCATCGACCAGTTCGTGCTGCGCGGCGGCAAGCTGCTGGCCTTCGTCGACCCGTTCAGTGAGGCCGACAGCGGCGGGATGACGGGGCAGGGCAATGCCTCCGACCTCGAACCGCTGTTCAAGGCCTGGGGGCTGCGTCTGCGTCCGGGCGAGATGCTGGTCGACGGCAGCTATGCGATGGCCGTGGGCATGGGCGCGGAACAGCGGCCGGTGCGCCATCCGGCCTGGCTGAGCCTGCCCAGGGCGGCGCTCGACCGCGAGGACGTGACCACCGCCGCGCTGGAGAACCTGACCGTGGCCAGCACCGGCATCCTCGAACCGGTCGAGGGAGCGAAGACCCGTTTCACTCCGCTGCTGCACAGTTCCGAGTACGCCATGCCGATGGACGCCCAGCGCCTGGCCATGCTGCGCGACCCGCAGGAGCTGCTGCGCGACCTTGAGCCGACCGGCGAGCGCTACGCCCTGGCCGCGCGGATCAGCGGGCCGGCGCAGTCGGCTTTCCCCGACGGCATCGAGGGGCAGAAGGATGGCCTGAAGGGCGCCGAGAACATCAACCTGATCGTGGTCGCCGACACCGACCTGCTCGCCGACCGCATGTGGGTGGAGGTGCAGGACTTCTTCGGCCAGCGCATCCCGCAGCCGTTCGCCGACAACGCCGGCTTCGCCATCAACGCGCTGGACAACCTGGCCGGCAGCGATGCGCTGATCAGCGTGCGTTCGCGTGGACGCTTCAGCCGGCCGTTCGTGGTGGTGGAGAACCTGCAGCGCCAGGCCGAGGCGCGCTTCCGCGAGCAGGAGGAGATCCTCAATCAGCGCCTGGCGCAGACCGAGCAGCGTCTGGCCGAGCTGCAGCAGGGCGACAATCCCGAGCAGGTGCTGGAGTTGACCCCCGAGCAGCAGGCGACGGTGCAGCAGTTCCTCCAGGAGAAGCTGGCGATCCGCAAGGAGCTGCGCGAGGTGCGCTACCGCCTCAACGCCGATATCGAGGCGCTGGGCCGCAGCCTGAAGTTCGTCAACATCGGTCTGGTGCCGCTGCTGCTCACCGTCGCGGTGATCGGCCTGTGGCTGCTGCGCCGCCGGCGCACGGCCTGAGCCCGCTCGTGCAGGTGGGTTGGCCGCATGGCGGCGCAACCCGCCAACGATGCCGCAAGGCATCGCCCTAGCCGGCCTTGCGGCCACAGGGTGGGTTACGGCCTGCGGCCTGGCCCACCCTGCGCTGGCCTTGAGCGCCCGGCATGTCCAAGGAGGTACTCATGCAACGCAAGTCGCTATGGATTCTGCTGCTGGCCGTGCTGGGGCTGGGCGGGCTGTTCGCCTGGCTGCAGCGCGGCGCCGAGGCGCCGCGCCTGGCCGAGCGTCAGCTGCTGCTGCCGGCGCTGGCCGGCCATGCGGAGCGGGTGCAGGCGCTGGAGATCCGTCATGGCGAGCTGCCGGAAATCCGCATCGAACGCCGCGACGGCGGCTGGGTGGTGCCGGCCAAGGCCGGTTTCCCGGCGGCGGCCGGCGAGGTCAATCGCCTGCTGCGTGCGCTGGGCGAGGCGCGCAAGGTCGAGGCCAAGACCCGCAACCCGGACAACCATGCCCGCCTGGGCCTGGCCGAGCGCGGCGAGGGAGCGGCCACCCGGCTGACCCTCGAGGGTGTCGGCCAGGCGCCGCTGGCGCTGCTGATCGGCCAGGCCTCGCGCCAGGGCGGCCAACTGGTGCGGCTGCCGGGCGACGACCAGGTGTGGCTGGTCGACCAGCCGCTGCAGCTGGTGGACAACGAGCTGGCCTGGCTGGACCGGCGCATCAGCTCCATTCCCTTCGCCGAGGTTCGCGAGGTGACGGTGCGCCACGCCGACGGCGAACAGCTCGACGTCTGGCGCGAGTCGCCCGAGCAGTTCAACCTCGCCCTGCGCCAGCTGCCACCCGGCAGGAAGCTGGCCTACGAGGCAGCGGCCAACGGCATGGCCACGCTGTTCGCCAGCCTGGATTTCGCCGACGCCGCGCCGCTGGCGCAGGTCGGCTTCAAGGGCGCCCCCGAACTGACCTTCCGCCTGAGCACCTTCGCCGGCGGCGAACTGCAGGGCTCCTTCCACCTGCAGGGCGGGCAGCACTGGCTGGTGCTCGGCGCCGGCAAGGGCCTCGACGGCCAGTTGATCGCTGGCCGGGAGTGGGCCTACCGTCTCGAGGAGCAGCAGTACCGCACGCTGGCCAAGCGGGTGAAGGACCTGCTGGCCCCCGGCGGCTGAGCGGGCGAATACCGCCCCGATCCTTGCGTTGGGTCAAGCTCGGGGGGCTTTTCAGTACACGCTCTTTGTTTATACTCGGGGCAGCGGTCGTCAAGAACGCCATTCGTAATACCCGCTCCAGACGCCGTGTGGCGGCGGAGGTCGGATATAACAAGAAGAACGTTTTCAACGTACCGTCCCGAGCTGCTCCCGTGGTGGAGCAATGAAAATTTGCGAGTCTGGAGAGAGTTGTAATGGCGAATCGTGAGATTGGAACCGTCAAGTGGTTCAACGATGCCAAGGGCTATGGATTCATTCAGCGCGAGAGCGGCCCTGACGTGTTCGTGCACTATCGTGCGATCCGTGGCGAAGGCCACCGTTCGCTGATCGAGGGGCAGCGCGTCGAGTTCGCCGTTGCCCAGGGCCAGAAGGGCCTGCAGGCGGAAGACGTCACCAAGCTCTGAGACTCGAGCTGTGCAAGAAGCCCGTCCTCGCGACGGGCTTTTTGTTGTCCGCCGTTTGCCCGGCTCAGGCGGGGACGGGCAGGGCGCCCAGGCAGCCGATGTCCTCGCGCGCCGTCTCCACCAGCAGGCACAGTGCGCGGCCCTGCTCGGCCCAGTGCTGGCAGGCGTCGGCCAGCAGTTCGAGGAAGGTTTCCAGCGCCGCCTCGTCCACGTCGCTGCCCGCGGCGATCGGCAGGCGCACGGCGAGCAGCCGGCCGGCCGGCCAGTCCAGCTCGGTCAGGCAGTCCCAGGCGGCGTCCCAGTTCTGTCCGTAGTAGTCGGGGAAGTCCAGCGCCTGGCCGAGGGCGGCGAGCAGGTGCTCGCGGTCGATGCTCTGCGGCGCCAGGGGCCGCCAGAGAGTCTCCGGCGTTTCCCCGGGCCAGCCCGGCATGCAGCGGTAGATCCCGCAGCGACTGCGGTCGGCCAGGGCCTGCTCGGCGAACTGCTGCGGGGTCATGGTCTGGGCTCCAGCACGCGGAAGCTCTTGTAGTGATCTTCGGTGTAGTAGTAGATCACCGGCGGGTTGCCGCTGGTGACGATGCGCCGCGGGCCGCGATGGGACAGCCCCGGCGTGCGTACCGTGTACTCGCGGTAGTAGCCGCGCGGCTGGGCCGGCAGCTGGCGCTCGCGGTTCTGGAACACGGTGCCGTCCTGGCTGTGCGGGTAGGGCCCGCCCCGGCGGATCAGGGCGAGGGTCTTGTCGATCTCGCGCTGGATCGGTGCCTCGACCTGCAGCGTGCTGCCGCCGCCGGCGGGCGCCGGACTGAACAGCTTGTGCAGCGGCCCCTGGGTGAGCAGCCAGCCGACGAACAGCAGCACCAGCAGCGCGGCGCCGCTCAGCAGCTTGAGCGGGTTGCCCTGCGCCGGCCTGCCGGCGGGGCGCGGGCCGCGCTGACGCGGTGCGGGCTGCGCCTGCGGCGCCACGCCCTCGAGGCTGACCCAGGCGGCCTTGAGCCGGCCGGACTTGTCGCGGGTGATGTCGAACGCCGCCCGGTCGCCCTTCTGCGGCCGCCGTGCGGCATTGCGCACGGCGGAGATGTGGAAGAACACTTCAGCCGAGCCGTCGTCGGGCTGGATGAAGCCGAAACCGCGGTCGTCGTTCCAGGTGACGATCTTGCCTTGCATTGCCTGTCTCTTGAATGGTGGTGGGGAGGCCGGGGATCAGTCGGTGCGCCAGGTGATCTCGCTGACGCCTTCGGCGGTGACCTTCAGCCAGCGGTCGGCATCTTCCTCGCCCTGTTCCTCGCTCCAGCTGCCCGGGGCGCAGCGCACCTGGACGCCGAGCGCGGCACAGGCCGCCTTGGCGCAGGCCAGGTCGTCCTCCCAGGGGGTGCGATCGCTGTCCAGCAGCAGGCTGCTCCAGCGGCCCACCGCCTTGGGCAGCCAGGTGACGGAGATGTCGCCGACGCGGCACTTGCTGGTCTGGCCGCGGGTCTGCCATTCGCTGCACGGGCCGATGGCCTGTTCCAGCCAGGCGGTCACCGCCGGCAGTTCGGCGTCCTTGAGGTAGATCTCGATATCCGGTTGGCGCATGTCGGGCTTCCTGATACGGCGATGGGGGGGCGCGGTCGGCGGGCGACCGCAGGGTGCAAAGCGTGGCCGGTTACTGGCGCTCGATCCAGTCGTAGCGCACCGAGACGGTCACCGTGAACGGCTCGGCGAGGATGCGCTCGCGGCGCTCGGCGTTGACCCGCCAGCCGTGCGGGGTCATCGCCAGCAGGTCGCTGCGCGCGTCGAAGCTGTCCAGGTCCAGGCGGAACTCCAGGGTCTGGGTGTCGGCCAGCTTCAGGGTCTCTGGCAGGTCGGCCAGGTGCTTGTCGTCGACGTAGTCGCGCACCTCGTCGTAGAGCTTCTGGCGCAGCTCAAAGAGGTGCATGCGCGCCGGGCCCAGGCGCAGGATGCCGCCGCCGGGGCGCAACAGGCGCGCCGCCTCGTGCCAGTCGATCGGGCTGAACACGCTGGCCAGCAGGCCGCAGGAGCCGGTGGCCAGCGGCACGCGGGCCATGCTGGCGACCATCCAGGTCAGCTGCGGCGCGCGCTTGCAGGCGCGCTTGACCGCCTCGCGGGAGATGTCCAGGGCGTAGCCGTCCGCCTGCGGCAGGGCCTCGGCCAGCTGCGCGGTGTAGTAGCCCTCGCCGCAGCCGATGTCGATCCAGCGCGCCGGCGCGCGTGCGCTGGCCAGCTCGGCCAGGCGCGCGGCCAGCGGCGCGTAGTGGCCGGCGCCGAGGAAGCGCCGGCGCGCCTCGACCATGGCGGCGTTGTCGCCCGGGTCGAGGCTCTTCTTGTGCTGCACGGGCAGCAGGTTCAGGTAGCCCTGGCGGGCGCGGTCGAAGCGGTGGCCTTGGCTGCACTGCACGCCGTTGTCGTGGCTGTGCAGCGCGCCGCTGCAGATCGGGCAGATCAGCATGGTCAGGCCGCCAGCAGACGCACCAGCGTCTGGTAGTAGATCTCGGTGAGCAGGTCCAGATCGCTGGCCAGTACCCGCTCGTTGACCTGGTGGATGGTGGCGTTGACCGGGCCGAGCTCGACCACCTGGGTGCCGAGGGTGGCGATGAAGCGGCCGTCCGAGGTGCCGCCGGTGGTCGAGGCGGTGGTGTCGCGGCCGGTGACCGCCTTGATGCTGGCCGACACCGCGTCGAGCAGGGCGCCCGGCTCGGTGAGGAACGGCAGGCCGGACAGCGACCAGTCGACCTGCCACTGCAGGCCGTGCTTGTCGAGGATCGCCGCGACGCGCTTCTGCAGGCCGTCCACCGTGGACTCGGTGGAGAAGCGGAAGTTGAACAGCGCGGTCAGTTCGCCGGGGATGACGTTGGTGGTGCCGGTGCCGGAATGGATGTTGGAGATCTGGAAGCTGGTCGGCGGGAAGAAGGCGTTGCCGGCGTCCCAGTGCTCGGCTGCCAGTTCGGCGAGCGCCGGGGCGACCAGGTGGATGGGGTTCTGCGCCAGGTGCGGGTAGGCGACGTGGCCCTGCACGCCCTGGATGCGCAGCTTGCCGTTGAGCGAGCCGCGGCGGCCGTTCTTGACGATGTCGCCGACCTGCGAGGTGCTCGACGGCTCGCCGACGATGCACCAGTCGAGGCGCTCGCGGCGTGCGGCCAGGCGCTCGACCACCGCCTGGGTGCCGTGCTGCGCCGGGCCTTCCTCGTCGCTGGTGATCAGGAAGGCGATGGCGCCCTTGTGCTGCGGGTGGTCGGCGACGAAGCGCTCGACGGCGACGATCATCGCCGCCAGGCTGCCCTTCATGTCGGCCGCGCCGCGGCCGCAGAGCATGCCGGCTTCGTCGACGAAGGCGGCGAACGGCGCATGCTGCCAGGCTTCCAGCGGACCGGTCGGCACCACGTCGGTGTGGCCGGCGAAGCACAGCACCGGGCCCTCGCCGCCGCGGCGGGCCCAGAAGTTGTCCACTTCCTCGATGCGCATCGGCTCCACGGCGAAGCCGCAGGCGGCCAGGCGCGCCATCATCAGCTGCTGGCAGCCTTCGTCCAGCGGGGTGACGGAGGCGCGGCGAATCAGCTCGCAGGCCAGTTCGAGGGTGGGGGAGAGGGTGGTCATGCAGGCTCCGCAAACGGCGAAAGATCGAAAGCGCCTATGGTAAAGGAAAACGGCGCCATTTCTGAGCGCCGTTGTCGGGGAAGGCCGGGGGCCGTGCTGCTCGCAGGGGCGAGTTCATTCGCCTGGAGGCCGGCATGGGCGAATGAGTCTGCCCCATGCCGGCCTCCAGGGATGTCAGGCCGGCACCTCGTCGGCGCGCGGCTCGGGCCTGGGCAGCGAGGACAGCAGGGCCATGACCAGGGCGGCCAGGTAGGGCAGCGACTGCACCAGCAGCACGGTGACCCAGAAGAACACGTCGACGCCCGGCAGCGGCTGGGTCAGCGAGATGCCGAGGGCCGCCGCCCACAGCAGCAGCATGACGAACACCTCCTCGCGCGCTTCCGCCAGGGCCAGCAGCAGGCCGTGGTTGCTGCGCATCTTCGGCGTGCGGAAGAACGGGATGCTGCTGGTGACGAAGCCGAACAGCACCGCCTTGGCGATGGTGTGCGACAGCGCGAGGCCGGCCACCGCGGCGGCGCAGGCGTCCTTCATGTTCACGCCGACCGCGCGGCGGTAGAGGAACAGGATCTTGCCCAGCTTGAACATGAACAGTGCCAGCGGCGGGATGGCGAAGATCATCAGCGGCGGGTCGACCCGGTGCGGCACGATGATCATCGCCGCCGACCACAACAGGGCGCCGATGGTGAAGAAGATGTTCAGGCCGTCGGCGATCCACGGCAACCAGCCGGCGATGAAGTGGTAGCGCTGGCCGCGGGTCAGTTCGCTGTCCTTGCCGAAGAACAGGCTGGCCATGTGCCGCTTCATGATCTGGATGGCGCCATAGGCCCAGCGGAAGCGCTGCTTCTTGAAGTCGATGAAGGTGTCGGGCATCAGGCCCTTGCCGTAGCTCTGCTCGGAGTAGGCGGCCGACAGGCCCTTCTCGAACACGCGCAGGCCCAGCTCGGCGTCCTCGGTGATGCACCAGTCGGCCCAGCCGAGTTCGTCGAGCACGCTGCGGCGGGTCATGGTCATGGTGCCATGCTGGATGATCGCGTCGCGGTCGTTGCGGGTCACCATGCCGATGTGGAAGAAGCCCTTGTACTCGGCGTAGCACAGCTTCTTGAACAGCGATTCGTTCTGGTCGCGGTAGTCCTGCGGCGACTGCACCACGGCGATCTCCGGATCGGCGAAGTGCGGGACCATGTGCTTGAGCCAGTCGGGCTCGACGCAGTAGTCGGAGTCGATCACCGCGATCACCTCGGCGTCGGGCGCGGTATGGCCGAGGATGTAGTTGAGCGCGCCGCCCTTGAAGCCGGCCAGGGGCGCGACGTGGAAGAAGCGGAAGCGCGGGCCGAGGGTTTCGCAGTGGGCCTGCACCGGCTCCCAGACCGCCGGGTCCTTGGTGTTGTTGTCGATCACCAGGACCTCGAAGTCCGGGTAGTCGAGGCGCGCCAGCGCGTTGAGGGTCTGCTTGACCATCTCCGGCGGCTCGTTGTAGCAGGGCACGTGGATCGACACCTTGGGCCGGTAGGCATGCTCGTCGGTGACCGGCGGGAAGGGCCGCACGCGCTGGTGCTTCCACACGGTTTCGGCCAGCTCGTGGGCTTCGGTGAGCAGCACGATCATCACGCCGAGGGCGCCGATGGCCAGCAGGATGCCGACCAGGGTGCTGAACCAGTTGCTGTACTGCTGGCTGTAGTCGTAGGCGATCCACACCAGCATGGTGGCGGCGAGGAACGCGACTATGGTCAGGAAGGTGCGGCCGCGCTGGCGCAGGGCGCTGCCGTCGATCAGCAGCAGGGCGAGGGCGAGCAGGGCGAGCACGCCCGAGGCGGTGGCCAGCAGGCGCCACTGGGGGATTTCCACCACCGGGCCGGCGAACGGGAACTTGGGCTGGCGCTCGGCGTTGTAGACGCCCCAGTAGGCGCCCACCGAGCCTTCGTCGCCAGCCTTCCACGGCTGGTCGAAGGCCTCGATGACGAAGTAGTTGTAGCCTTTGGCGTTCAGCTTGTTGACCAGGGTGCGCAGGTAGATGGCCTGGTCGGCCTGGGTGGCCTGGGCGCCACCGCGGGTGCGGCCGTTGCTTGGCCAGCCGACCTCGCCCAGCAGCAGCGGCTTCTTCGGGAACATCTTCTTCAGTTCGCGGGCGCGCTCGAGGACGAAATCGACCGAGTCCTCCTGCGGCACGAACTCCCAGTAGGGCAGCACGTGGGCGGCGATCAGGTCGACGTGCTTGGCCAGCTCCGGGTACTTCTGCCAGATGTGCCACTGCTCGGCGGTGGTCACCGGCACCTTGAGCGCGCCGCGCACCCGGTCGAGGTAGCCGATCAGCTGTTCGGGGGTGACTTCCTCGCGGAACAGGGCCTCGTTGCCGACCACCACGCGCACCACGCTGCGCTCGCGCTTGGCGATCTCGATGCCGCGCTCGATCTGCGACTCGTTGGCCGCCTCGTCGTTGCTCAGCCAGATCCCCAGGGTCACGCGCAGGCCGGCCTCCTCGGCCAGGCGCGGGATCTCGGCCTGTATGCCGTCGACCGAGTAGGTACGGATGTTGTCGGTCTGACTGCTCAGCAGCTCGAGGTCGGCGCGGACCTCGTCCTCGCTCGGATAGGTGTTCTCCTGCGGGTTCTGGTGCAGGCGGAACGGGGCGTAGGAGAAGCCGGAGATCTGGTCGGGCCAGTCCGGGGCTTGCAGTGGTTGGTTGAACCAGGCCCACAGGCCGGTGAACAGGGAAGCCACGGCCACGACCATGACCAGGTTGAGACCCAATTTGCGAGCAGACATGTATGCAGGGTTCCAGGAAGAGGAACAGGGGAAAGGCCGGCGGACACCGACGCGCGCGCATCCTACTCTGTGCCCCGTGGGCTGTACAGGGGCGGTGCCGGCGTCCGTACTGCCAATATGACAGCGTTATCGCACGCCGGTTCGCTGGGCGCCGGCGGAGTGACGAACTTATAATGCGCCACGCATTTTTCCGGGGGTGTCATGCAGATCGACGAGCAGCGTTTTGGCGGCATTGCCCGCCTGTACGGCCGCCTTGGCCTCGAGCGCCTGGCCGCGGCTCATGTGGCGGTGGTCGGCATCGGCGGCGTGGGTTCCTGGGCCGCCGAGGCGCTGGCGCGCAGCGGGGTGGGCGAGATCTCGCTGTTCGACCTCGACGACGTCTGCGTGACCAACACCAACCGGCAGATCCACGCCCACGCCGGCAACATCGGCCGGGCCAAGGTCGAGGCGATGGCCGAGCGCATCCGTGCCATCAATCCGGACTGCACGGTGCACGCGGTGGCCGACTTCGTCACCCGTGAGACCATGGCCGAGTACATCACCGAGCAGCTCGACGGGGTGATCGACTGCATCGACAGCGTGGCGGCCAAGGCGGCGCTGATCGCCTGGTGCAAACGGCGCAAGATCCAGATCGTCACCACCGGCGGCGCCGGCGGGCAGATCGACCCGACGCAGATCCAGGTCGCCGACCTCAACAAGACCTTCAACGATCCGCTGGCGGCCAAGGTGCGCTCGACCCTGCGCCGCGACTACAACTTCTCGCGCACGCCGGGACGCACCTACAGCGTGCCCTGCGTGTTCTCCAGCGAACAGCTGCGCTACCCCAAGCCGGACGGCAGCGTATGCCAGGCCAAGGGTTTCGTCGGCGAGGGCGTGCGCCTGGACTGCGCCGGCGGCTTCGGTGCGGTGATGATGGTCACCGCCACCTTCGGCCTGGTCGCCGCGGCGAGGCTGGTCGACAAGCTGGTGGCCGGTGCGCGCCGCCCGGCGGAGCGTAAGGCAGCCGAGTAGGGTGCGCCATGCGCACCATCGAACCCGGGCGGTGAAGGACGGTGCGCGCGGCGCACCCTACGCCAGTTGGCGGATCCGCGTGAGCACCGCATTCAGCCCGTTGCTGCGCGAGGGCGACAGCTGGCGCGCCAGGCCGAGCCGATTGAACCAGTCGGCCACGTCCACCTCGGCCAGCTCGGCGGCGGTGAGGCCGTTGACCCGCAGCAGCAGCAGGGCCAGCAGGCCGCGCAGCAGGCGCGCGTCGCTGCTGGCGCGTATCTGTAGGCGTTCACCGTCATGGCCGGGTACCAGCCACACCGTGCTTTCGCAGCCGTGCACGCGGTTGCTCTCGCAGCGTTCCTCTTCGCTCAGCGGCTCCAGGCGTTCGCCCCACTGCATCAGCAGGCGCGCGCGCTGCTCCCAGCCGGGGCAGACGGCGAAGGCGTCCAGCGCCTCGCGGGCGGCCAGGGGCAGGTTCATCGCAGCAGCTCCAGGGCGTGGTTTAGGGCGGCGAAGAAGCGCTCCAGATCGTCGCCCTCGCTGTACAGGCCGAGCGACACGCGCACCGCGCCGGGCATGCCGAGGCGACGCAGCAGCGGCATGGCGCAGTGCTGGCCGGCGCGCACGGCGATGCCCTGCTCGCCGAGCAGGTGCGAGAGGTCGGCGTTGTGCACGCCCTCGACCACGAAGCTGGCCAGCGCGGTGTGCGGCTCGCTGAGCAGGTGCAGGCCGTCGAAGCGGCGCAGGCCCTTGAGCAGGCGCTGGTGCAGGGTGGCTTCGTGGGTGGCGATGGCCCGCTCGTCCTGGGCGTTCAGGTAGTCGAGCGCGGCGCCCAGGCCGATGGCGGCGGCGATCGGCGGGGTGCCGGCCTCGAAGCCCAGCGGCGGCGCACGGAAGTGGGCTTCGTGGTAGTCGGCGAACTGCACCATCTCGCCGCCGAACTGCCAGTGCTGCAGGCGGGCGAGGGCGCGGCGGCGGCCGTAGAGCACGCCGATGCCGTCCGGGGCGTACAGCTTGTGCCCGGAGAACAGGTAGAAGTCGCAGCCCAGCGCCTGCACGTCGTGGCGGCCGTGGACCACGCCCTGGGCGCCGTCGACCACGGTCAGGGCGTCCTGGGCGCGGGCCAGGGCCAGCAGGCGCTCCAGCGGCTGCCAGCGGCCGAGCACGTTGGACAGTTGGCTGACCGCCAGCAGGCGGGTGCGCGGGCCGATCAGGGTGGCGGCCTGCTCCAGGTCGACGTCGCCGGCGCCATCCAGCGGCAGCACCACCAGTTTCAGGTTGCGGCGCAGCGCCAGTTGCTGCCAGGGCAGCAGGTTGGCGTGGTGCTCGAGGGCGCTGACGGCGATCTCGTCACCGGCCGTGAACAGGTGCTCGAGGCCGTAGGCCAGCAGGTTGATACCTTCGGTGGTGCCGCGGGTGAAGACGATTTCGTCCGTGCTCTGCGCGTTCAGCCACTGGGCGACCTTGCTGCGGGCGCCCTCGAAGGCCAGGGTGGCCCGCTCGCCCGGGGCGTGCTGGGCGCGGTGCACGTTGGCGGCGCCGCCGGCGTAGTGGTCGAGCAGGGCATCCAGCACGGCCTGCGGCTTCTGCGCGGTGGCGGCGCTGTCGAGGTAGGTCTGGGCGCTGGCGGTGAAGGCGGCGAAGGCCGGGAAGTCGGCACGCCAGGGAGAAGGCAGGGACATGGTGGCTCCTGTCAGGGGCGGTCCCGGTAGGGTGCGCCACGCGCACCGCATGGCGGTGGCTGGCTGGTGCGCACGGCGCACCCTACGGCGAGCTGCTTAGTTGTGCGCGTGCAGCATCTCGTTGAGCTCGATCGCGGTCTTGTTGGTCTTGCACTCGACCGCGCCGGTCTGCGAGTTGCGGCGCAGCAGCAGGTCGTTCTGCCCGGCGATATCGCGCGCCTTGACCACTTCCACCAGCTGGTTCTGCTCGTCGAGCACGGCGACCTTGGTGCCGGCGGTGATGTACAGGCCGGACTCCACGGTGCAGCGGTCGCCCAGCGGGATGCCGATGCCGGCGTTGGCGCCGATCAGGCAGCCTTCGCCCACGGAGATGACGATGTTGCCGCCGCCGGACAGGGTGCCCATGGTCGAGCAGCCGCCGCCCAGGTCCGAGCCCTTGCCGACGAACACGCCGGCGGAGACGCGGCCTTCGATCATGCCCGGGCCGGCGGTGCCGGCGTTAAAGTTGACGAAGCCCTCGTGCATGATGGTGGTGCCTTCGCCGATGTAGGCACCCAGGCGCACGCGGGCGGTATCGGCGATGCGTACGCCGCTCGGTACCACGTAGTCGGTCATCTTCGGGAACTTGTCCACCGAGAACACTTCCAGCAGCTCGCCCTTCAGGCGCGCTTCCAGCTGGCGCTCGGCCAGCTCGGCCAGGTCGACGGCGCCCTCGTTGGTCCAGGCCACGTTGGGCAGCAGCGGGAAGATGCCGGCCAGGCTGGTACCGTGCGGCTTGACCAGGCGGTGGGACAGCAGGTGCAGCTTGAGGTAGGCCTCCGGGGTGGTCGCCGGGGCGGCATCCTCGGCCAGCAGCACAGCGACCAGCGGCTTGCGGCTCTCGGCCAGGCGGGTCAGCAGGGCGGCCTGGGTAGCGTCGATGCCCTTGAGTGCGCCGGCCAGGTCGTGGGCCTGGTGGTTGGTCATGGCGATGGTCTGGTTGCCGCCTTCGTAGCCGAGGGTGGCGGTGGTCGCGGCGACCAGTTCGGCGGCCGGAGCCAGCAGCGGCTGGGCGTAGAAGACTTCCAGCCAGGCGCCCTGGCGGTTCTGGGTGCCGACGCCGAAGGCGATGCTGTAGAGATTCTGCGACATGCGGATGTTTCCTTTCGAGAGTTGCGGGCGGCCGGCTCAGG
This genomic window contains:
- a CDS encoding putative RNA methyltransferase, coding for MLICPICSGALHSHDNGVQCSQGHRFDRARQGYLNLLPVQHKKSLDPGDNAAMVEARRRFLGAGHYAPLAARLAELASARAPARWIDIGCGEGYYTAQLAEALPQADGYALDISREAVKRACKRAPQLTWMVASMARVPLATGSCGLLASVFSPIDWHEAARLLRPGGGILRLGPARMHLFELRQKLYDEVRDYVDDKHLADLPETLKLADTQTLEFRLDLDSFDARSDLLAMTPHGWRVNAERRERILAEPFTVTVSVRYDWIERQ
- a CDS encoding ribonuclease domain-containing protein; this encodes MQGKIVTWNDDRGFGFIQPDDGSAEVFFHISAVRNAARRPQKGDRAAFDITRDKSGRLKAAWVSLEGVAPQAQPAPRQRGPRPAGRPAQGNPLKLLSGAALLVLLFVGWLLTQGPLHKLFSPAPAGGGSTLQVEAPIQREIDKTLALIRRGGPYPHSQDGTVFQNRERQLPAQPRGYYREYTVRTPGLSHRGPRRIVTSGNPPVIYYYTEDHYKSFRVLEPRP
- a CDS encoding GldG family protein, with the protein product MKRIIHSGSGLLLIALAFLAFNMVAGLGLPNARLDLTEQKLYTISEGTERILAGLDEPVNLYLFYSDNVSRDLVPVRNYARRVTEMLRAYERAAGGRIRLEVIDPEPFSEDEDRAAEFGLHAVPLQQGGDKLYFGLAGTNALDDVQTIPFFPLDQEEFLEYEISRLVQSLAKPQRPVVGVLSGLQMDGGFNPLTGQAGTPWMIMEQIRQQFALKSLQAGIDRIPDEVSVLLLVHPRQLPQPTLYAIDQFVLRGGKLLAFVDPFSEADSGGMTGQGNASDLEPLFKAWGLRLRPGEMLVDGSYAMAVGMGAEQRPVRHPAWLSLPRAALDREDVTTAALENLTVASTGILEPVEGAKTRFTPLLHSSEYAMPMDAQRLAMLRDPQELLRDLEPTGERYALAARISGPAQSAFPDGIEGQKDGLKGAENINLIVVADTDLLADRMWVEVQDFFGQRIPQPFADNAGFAINALDNLAGSDALISVRSRGRFSRPFVVVENLQRQAEARFREQEEILNQRLAQTEQRLAELQQGDNPEQVLELTPEQQATVQQFLQEKLAIRKELREVRYRLNADIEALGRSLKFVNIGLVPLLLTVAVIGLWLLRRRRTA
- a CDS encoding cold-shock protein translates to MANREIGTVKWFNDAKGYGFIQRESGPDVFVHYRAIRGEGHRSLIEGQRVEFAVAQGQKGLQAEDVTKL
- the dapE gene encoding succinyl-diaminopimelate desuccinylase is translated as MTTLSPTLELACELIRRASVTPLDEGCQQLMMARLAACGFAVEPMRIEEVDNFWARRGGEGPVLCFAGHTDVVPTGPLEAWQHAPFAAFVDEAGMLCGRGAADMKGSLAAMIVAVERFVADHPQHKGAIAFLITSDEEGPAQHGTQAVVERLAARRERLDWCIVGEPSSTSQVGDIVKNGRRGSLNGKLRIQGVQGHVAYPHLAQNPIHLVAPALAELAAEHWDAGNAFFPPTSFQISNIHSGTGTTNVIPGELTALFNFRFSTESTVDGLQKRVAAILDKHGLQWQVDWSLSGLPFLTEPGALLDAVSASIKAVTGRDTTASTTGGTSDGRFIATLGTQVVELGPVNATIHQVNERVLASDLDLLTEIYYQTLVRLLAA
- a CDS encoding DUF4340 domain-containing protein; the encoded protein is MQRKSLWILLLAVLGLGGLFAWLQRGAEAPRLAERQLLLPALAGHAERVQALEIRHGELPEIRIERRDGGWVVPAKAGFPAAAGEVNRLLRALGEARKVEAKTRNPDNHARLGLAERGEGAATRLTLEGVGQAPLALLIGQASRQGGQLVRLPGDDQVWLVDQPLQLVDNELAWLDRRISSIPFAEVREVTVRHADGEQLDVWRESPEQFNLALRQLPPGRKLAYEAAANGMATLFASLDFADAAPLAQVGFKGAPELTFRLSTFAGGELQGSFHLQGGQHWLVLGAGKGLDGQLIAGREWAYRLEEQQYRTLAKRVKDLLAPGG
- a CDS encoding barstar family protein — protein: MTPQQFAEQALADRSRCGIYRCMPGWPGETPETLWRPLAPQSIDREHLLAALGQALDFPDYYGQNWDAAWDCLTELDWPAGRLLAVRLPIAAGSDVDEAALETFLELLADACQHWAEQGRALCLLVETAREDIGCLGALPVPA